From Cellulomonas oligotrophica, a single genomic window includes:
- a CDS encoding aldo/keto reductase, protein MRTRTLGRTGRQVGVVGLGCWQLGADWGTVPDETAVEVLDAAVGSGVTFLDTADVYGDGRSERVIGAFLAARPERAGKVTVATKMGRRADPHVADAYTYDAFRRWTDRSRENLGTDTLDLVQLHCPPTEVFARSAVYDALDRLVEDGRTAAYGVSVETVEEALAAIARPNVATVQIILNVFRRKPLARVLPAAVDAGVGIIARVPLASGLLSGRYDASTQFAADDHRAYNRHGEAFDVGETFSGVPYEVGVEAAREVAALTPEGATTAQLALRWVVEQPGVSVVIPGARTPDQARANAAADDLAPLDDATRAALRDVYERRVRAHVHARW, encoded by the coding sequence ATGCGGACGAGGACGTTGGGGCGCACGGGACGCCAGGTCGGGGTCGTGGGGCTGGGCTGCTGGCAGCTCGGGGCCGACTGGGGCACGGTGCCGGACGAGACGGCGGTCGAGGTGCTCGACGCGGCCGTCGGCTCCGGCGTCACGTTCCTCGACACCGCCGACGTGTACGGCGACGGACGCTCCGAGCGCGTCATCGGCGCGTTCCTCGCGGCCCGCCCCGAGCGGGCGGGCAAGGTCACGGTCGCCACCAAGATGGGCCGCCGGGCCGACCCGCACGTGGCCGACGCGTACACCTACGACGCGTTCCGCCGGTGGACCGACCGCTCGCGCGAGAACCTCGGCACCGACACGCTCGACCTCGTCCAGCTGCACTGCCCGCCCACCGAGGTGTTCGCGCGCAGCGCGGTCTACGACGCCCTGGACCGGCTCGTCGAGGACGGGCGCACCGCGGCGTACGGCGTCTCGGTCGAGACCGTCGAGGAGGCGCTCGCGGCCATCGCGCGGCCGAACGTCGCGACGGTCCAGATCATCCTCAACGTGTTCCGCCGCAAGCCGCTGGCCCGCGTGCTGCCCGCCGCGGTCGACGCGGGCGTGGGCATCATCGCCCGGGTCCCGCTGGCGAGCGGCCTGCTGTCCGGCCGGTACGACGCGAGCACGCAGTTCGCCGCCGACGACCACCGCGCCTACAACCGGCACGGCGAGGCGTTCGACGTCGGCGAGACGTTCTCGGGCGTGCCCTACGAGGTCGGCGTCGAGGCCGCCCGCGAGGTCGCCGCGCTGACGCCCGAGGGCGCCACGACCGCCCAGCTCGCGCTGCGCTGGGTCGTCGAGCAGCCCGGCGTCTCGGTGGTCATCCCCGGGGCGCGCACCCCCGACCAGGCGCGCGCCAACGCGGCCGCCGACGACCTGGCGCCGCTGGACGACGCGACCCGCGCCGCGCTGCGCGACGTCTACGAGCGGCGCGTCCGCGCCCACGTGCACGCCCGCTGGTGA
- a CDS encoding OsmC family protein → MTTEHETVAPSAAAPAGSDAPAGTAPDPLANAGDTLLWLERTGTRRYTGRSSRGAEVLVGSVGDEGVFSPGELLKIALGACTGLSSDAALARRLGDDVTVTIRVGGLAHPTEDRYPALTEELEVDLSSLEPDARERLLTVVHRAVDQHCTVGRTLEHGATTTLTVTGER, encoded by the coding sequence ATGACGACCGAGCACGAGACCGTGGCCCCCTCCGCAGCCGCCCCGGCCGGTTCCGACGCACCCGCCGGGACGGCCCCGGACCCCCTGGCGAACGCCGGCGACACCCTGCTGTGGCTCGAGCGGACGGGCACGCGCCGCTACACGGGCCGCTCGTCGCGCGGGGCCGAGGTGCTGGTCGGCTCCGTCGGCGACGAGGGCGTGTTCAGCCCGGGCGAGCTGCTGAAGATCGCGCTCGGCGCGTGCACCGGCCTGTCGTCCGACGCGGCGCTGGCCCGTCGCCTCGGCGACGACGTGACGGTGACGATCCGCGTGGGCGGCCTCGCGCACCCCACGGAGGACCGGTACCCGGCGCTGACGGAGGAGCTCGAGGTCGACCTGTCCTCGCTCGAGCCCGACGCGCGCGAGCGGCTGCTGACGGTCGTGCACCGCGCGGTCGACCAGCACTGCACCGTGGGGCGCACGCTCGAGCACGGTGCGACCACCACGCTCACGGTGACCGGGGAGCGCTGA
- a CDS encoding helix-turn-helix domain-containing protein — protein sequence MHPVSRRLRDARERAGLSQAELARASGVHASYVSHLERGSRAPGRLALSRVAGALGVTVDHLLEGEESASARVVRAALDHARRLHRVGQPAAAAQVLAQVDLATLDVDAAARVRLAHAEALDLAGELEASCGLLERTAADLLAARRFADAAYAATRLVMALTEAGEPHRAVARGEELLASVADGAEATDALLRLESTLVWAYVTRGDVTYALVRSRSLLERAAAHGSARGLSSVRWNLAFVLEAVGRPQEAVEQIDGALALSGADEVDRDVPRLRLDRAHLLLAVEPPRPEAALADLDASRAALELDESRVELARAATVRSRALLALGRVAEAVTAAQDAAELLAGGQRRDAASAHAALGAALAASGDGPGAIKALRVSADLLDTVATGRPAAVLWRRLGDTLREAGDDPQEVALAYRRALTAARVGVRPTLLGPTPVSAFHPVR from the coding sequence GTGCACCCTGTCAGTCGTCGACTTCGTGATGCCCGCGAGCGCGCGGGCCTGAGCCAGGCCGAGCTCGCCCGCGCCTCGGGCGTGCACGCCAGCTACGTGTCCCACCTCGAGCGCGGCTCCCGCGCCCCGGGCCGTCTCGCGCTGTCCCGCGTCGCCGGTGCGCTCGGCGTCACCGTCGACCACCTGCTCGAGGGCGAGGAGTCCGCGTCGGCCCGCGTCGTGCGCGCCGCCCTCGACCACGCCCGTCGCCTGCACCGCGTCGGGCAGCCCGCGGCGGCCGCCCAGGTGCTCGCGCAGGTCGACCTGGCCACGCTGGACGTCGACGCGGCCGCCCGGGTGCGGCTCGCGCACGCCGAGGCCCTCGACCTCGCGGGCGAGCTCGAGGCGTCCTGCGGCCTGCTCGAGCGCACCGCCGCCGACCTGCTGGCCGCCCGCCGGTTCGCCGACGCCGCGTACGCCGCCACGCGCCTGGTCATGGCGCTCACCGAGGCGGGCGAGCCGCACCGGGCCGTCGCGCGCGGCGAGGAGCTGCTCGCGTCCGTCGCCGACGGGGCCGAGGCGACCGACGCGCTGCTGCGCCTGGAGTCCACGCTCGTGTGGGCCTACGTCACCCGCGGCGACGTCACCTACGCCCTGGTGCGGTCCCGGTCCCTGCTGGAGCGGGCCGCGGCCCACGGGTCGGCGCGCGGCCTGTCGTCGGTGCGCTGGAACCTCGCGTTCGTGCTGGAGGCCGTGGGACGCCCGCAGGAGGCCGTCGAGCAGATCGACGGCGCCCTGGCGCTCTCGGGCGCCGACGAGGTCGACCGTGACGTGCCGCGTCTGCGCCTGGACCGTGCGCACCTGCTGCTCGCGGTCGAGCCGCCGCGCCCCGAGGCGGCGCTCGCCGACCTCGACGCGTCCCGCGCCGCCCTGGAGCTGGACGAGTCCCGCGTCGAGCTGGCCCGTGCGGCCACGGTGCGCTCGCGGGCGCTGCTCGCGCTCGGGCGCGTGGCCGAGGCGGTCACGGCGGCGCAGGACGCGGCGGAGCTGCTGGCGGGCGGTCAGCGGCGTGACGCGGCGTCCGCGCACGCGGCGCTGGGGGCCGCGCTGGCGGCGTCGGGGGACGGGCCGGGTGCGATCAAGGCGCTGCGCGTCTCGGCGGACCTGCTCGACACGGTCGCCACGGGCCGCCCCGCGGCGGTGCTGTGGCGCCGGCTCGGGGACACGCTGCGCGAGGCGGGCGACGACCCGCAGGAGGTCGCGCTGGCGTACCGGCGGGCCCTGACGGCGGCCCGCGTGGGGGTGCGGCCGACGCTGCTCGGCCCGACGCCGGTGAGCGCGTTCCACCCCGTGCGCTGA
- a CDS encoding AraC family transcriptional regulator yields MRGQTVGRPDGFAGQRLCVVPRPLVAAALTRAPTRRLLVTDAGLFARARDHLRRRPSGSPEAVWLLCTAGSGWVDVDGTRTDVAAGTCVVLPPGVPHAYGADRTAPWTIWWWHTRGSDVGDLVRGIDGPPGRAGSVVVRTPERAVALADEIVTTLERGQQPAHLAAAAGAAWHLATWLAAQRTAPDRGTPVDRALRHLDERLDRDVGVAELAALVGVSPSHLGALVRAATGGGVLAYRTAARMARARHLLDTTDAPVAEVARAVGYDDPLYFSRRFRRTHGTSPSAYRAEHKG; encoded by the coding sequence GTGAGGGGGCAGACCGTGGGACGCCCGGACGGGTTCGCCGGCCAGCGGCTGTGCGTGGTGCCGCGGCCGCTGGTCGCCGCGGCGCTGACCCGCGCACCGACCCGCCGGCTGCTCGTCACGGACGCCGGTCTGTTCGCCCGGGCCCGCGACCACCTGCGACGACGTCCCTCCGGGAGTCCCGAGGCGGTGTGGCTGCTGTGCACCGCCGGCTCCGGCTGGGTCGACGTCGACGGCACGCGCACCGACGTGGCCGCCGGCACCTGCGTGGTCCTGCCGCCCGGCGTCCCGCACGCGTACGGGGCCGACCGCACCGCCCCCTGGACGATCTGGTGGTGGCACACCCGCGGCTCCGACGTGGGCGACCTCGTGCGCGGGATCGACGGGCCGCCCGGCCGGGCCGGGTCCGTGGTCGTCCGGACGCCCGAGCGGGCGGTGGCGCTGGCCGACGAGATCGTCACCACCCTCGAGCGCGGGCAGCAGCCCGCGCACCTGGCCGCCGCCGCCGGCGCCGCGTGGCACCTGGCCACCTGGTTGGCGGCGCAGCGCACAGCGCCCGACCGCGGCACCCCGGTGGACCGGGCGCTGCGGCACCTCGACGAGCGCCTCGACCGCGACGTGGGCGTGGCCGAGCTCGCCGCGCTCGTCGGCGTCTCCCCCTCCCACCTGGGCGCGCTGGTGCGGGCCGCGACGGGCGGCGGCGTGCTCGCGTACCGCACGGCCGCGCGCATGGCCCGCGCCCGCCACCTCCTCGACACCACCGACGCTCCCGTGGCCGAGGTGGCCCGGGCGGTGGGGTACGACGACCCGCTCTACTTCTCGCGCCGCTTCCGGCGCACGCACGGCACCAGCCCCAGCGCGTACCGCGCCGAGCACAAGGGCTGA
- a CDS encoding DUF5107 domain-containing protein: MTDDAHLVLPAAPPDQQAVLDAGGVACWEQDLQLRTYEPAAPDPFPQHLRRRVYQGSSGAVHPLPLVDRIAAEPRTRAWRAVHLENRWLRVVLLPEVGGRVHVVLDKVTGTDLVYRNDVVKPALVGLAGPWLSGGIELNWPQHHRPGTFLPVATHVVRSDDGAVTVWQGDVDPLQRMRGDHGVRLRPDVARLELDVRLHNRTDEPQTFLWWANAAVAVHDDVEVFFPTDVTHVADHARRAVVAYPHADRPYYGVDYPALAARTPGADRLDRPTRIPVPTSYMVTGTADAFFGAYDHRTGVGLVHHADRQIAPGKKLWTWGSGATGRAWDRHLTDTNGPYAELMAGVFTDNQPDFSHLAPGETRRFTQCWWPVHGTGPVHQATDEAALAVDVTDGRLRIAVAGVRAAAWRVRAWAADPDGAAEPGVPVPVGVVLGDWAAPVAPGAPCVVTADAPAATSRDDVVVRVEDTTGRTVVVWHAHPSDGAEPATATVPPHAADLTSVDELLLTAAHLQQYRHPTRDPEPYLRRVLQIDPDDSNAHLALAARERARGRYAASLAHLDRAAGRLMRRNLHPRSGELYHQRGLTLARLGRDADAVDAFAKAAWDGTLALPAHLGAARALLRLGDVTGGLRHARTAHAADPAHPGARAAVVVALRAAGDDDAAALALAAGRADDPLDPLLAALAGAPTTADPRTLLLVAHDLAALGDVLGALAWADRAAAAGVTASGNAAPVAHLLRAALTDRAGDPTGAAAARAEAARVDRTLAFPSGLDDHAVLVAAVDASRAAGAPDPVALGLLGDWLLAAGRAADALAVLEEAVAAGARDAVVHRDAAIAAVEAAVAAGPQGVDAAGAPGADALARAAEHLAAAMAVAGPLPRLVHEADQVARLRGAGPAERLAALEASGADLGARDDLAVTTVHLLLDVGRVDEALHLLRARAFQPFEGGEGQVLAAWDRACVAAAAAMAPADAAVFLDATWDPPVTLGEGRHPAAPVATRLLAAGDAHAAAGDVRAALDRWARARDGGGPLAVASRPAREDDLAVGTAHERLGEAEQARAVWDALDATADDLEARGAQVDYFATSLPELLLLPADDARGRAARVARLRAAAARGRGTSVREVDDRPGARAAATSGGAR, from the coding sequence GTGACCGACGACGCGCACCTCGTGCTCCCCGCCGCACCGCCCGACCAGCAGGCCGTGCTCGACGCGGGCGGCGTCGCGTGCTGGGAGCAGGACCTGCAGCTGCGCACGTACGAGCCCGCCGCACCGGACCCGTTCCCGCAGCACCTGCGCCGCCGCGTCTACCAGGGCTCCTCGGGCGCCGTGCACCCGCTGCCGCTCGTCGACCGCATCGCCGCCGAGCCACGCACCCGCGCGTGGCGGGCCGTGCACCTGGAGAACCGGTGGCTGCGGGTCGTGCTGCTGCCGGAGGTCGGCGGACGCGTCCACGTCGTGCTCGACAAGGTCACGGGCACCGACCTCGTCTACCGCAACGACGTGGTCAAGCCCGCGCTCGTGGGGCTCGCCGGGCCGTGGCTGTCCGGCGGCATCGAGCTCAACTGGCCGCAGCACCACCGCCCCGGCACGTTCCTGCCGGTGGCCACGCACGTCGTGCGGTCCGACGACGGCGCGGTGACGGTCTGGCAGGGCGACGTCGACCCGTTGCAGCGCATGCGCGGCGACCACGGGGTGCGGCTGCGCCCCGACGTCGCGCGCCTCGAGCTCGACGTGCGCCTGCACAACCGCACGGACGAGCCGCAGACGTTCCTGTGGTGGGCCAACGCGGCCGTCGCCGTGCACGACGACGTCGAGGTGTTCTTCCCCACCGACGTCACGCACGTCGCCGACCACGCCCGCCGCGCCGTCGTGGCGTACCCGCACGCCGACCGCCCGTACTACGGGGTCGACTACCCGGCCCTGGCCGCGCGGACCCCCGGCGCGGACCGGCTCGACCGGCCCACGCGCATCCCCGTCCCGACGTCGTACATGGTCACCGGCACCGCCGACGCGTTCTTCGGCGCCTACGACCACCGCACCGGCGTCGGCCTCGTCCACCACGCCGACCGGCAGATCGCCCCGGGGAAGAAGCTGTGGACGTGGGGCTCGGGTGCCACCGGCCGGGCGTGGGACCGGCACCTGACCGACACGAACGGCCCGTACGCCGAGCTCATGGCCGGGGTGTTCACCGACAACCAGCCGGACTTCAGCCACCTCGCGCCCGGCGAGACGCGGCGGTTCACGCAGTGCTGGTGGCCCGTGCACGGCACCGGTCCGGTGCACCAGGCCACCGACGAGGCCGCCCTCGCGGTCGACGTCACGGACGGGCGCCTGCGGATCGCCGTCGCCGGGGTGCGGGCCGCCGCGTGGCGGGTGCGGGCCTGGGCGGCCGACCCCGACGGTGCCGCGGAGCCCGGCGTGCCCGTGCCGGTCGGCGTCGTGCTCGGCGACTGGGCTGCCCCCGTCGCCCCCGGTGCGCCGTGCGTCGTCACCGCCGACGCGCCCGCAGCGACCTCGCGGGACGACGTCGTCGTGCGCGTCGAGGACACCACCGGCCGCACCGTCGTCGTCTGGCACGCCCACCCGAGCGACGGCGCGGAGCCCGCGACCGCGACCGTGCCGCCCCACGCCGCGGACCTGACGTCCGTCGACGAGCTCCTGCTCACCGCCGCGCACCTGCAGCAGTACCGCCACCCCACGCGCGACCCCGAGCCGTACCTGCGCCGCGTCCTGCAGATCGACCCCGACGACTCGAACGCCCACCTGGCCCTGGCGGCCCGCGAGCGCGCCCGTGGCCGGTACGCGGCGTCGCTCGCGCACCTCGACCGGGCCGCGGGCCGCCTGATGCGCCGCAACCTGCACCCCCGCAGCGGCGAGCTGTACCACCAGCGCGGGCTGACGCTGGCCCGCCTCGGCCGCGACGCCGACGCGGTCGACGCGTTCGCGAAGGCCGCGTGGGACGGGACCCTCGCCCTGCCGGCGCACCTGGGCGCGGCCCGCGCGCTGCTTCGGCTCGGCGACGTCACGGGCGGGCTGCGGCACGCGCGCACCGCGCACGCCGCCGACCCCGCGCACCCCGGCGCCCGGGCGGCCGTGGTCGTGGCGCTGCGGGCCGCCGGCGACGACGACGCCGCGGCGCTCGCGCTCGCTGCCGGACGCGCGGACGACCCTCTCGACCCCCTGCTCGCCGCCCTGGCCGGTGCGCCGACCACCGCGGACCCGCGCACGCTGCTGCTGGTGGCGCACGACCTCGCGGCGCTGGGCGACGTGCTGGGCGCGCTCGCGTGGGCGGACCGCGCGGCGGCCGCGGGCGTGACCGCGTCCGGCAACGCCGCCCCCGTGGCGCACCTGCTGCGCGCGGCGCTCACCGACCGTGCCGGCGACCCCACGGGTGCGGCGGCCGCGCGCGCCGAGGCCGCGCGCGTCGACCGGACCCTGGCGTTCCCGTCGGGCCTGGACGACCACGCCGTCCTCGTCGCGGCGGTCGACGCGTCCCGGGCCGCAGGCGCCCCGGACCCGGTGGCGCTGGGGCTGCTCGGCGACTGGCTGCTGGCGGCCGGCCGGGCCGCGGACGCGCTCGCGGTGCTGGAGGAGGCCGTCGCCGCGGGGGCGCGGGACGCGGTGGTGCACCGGGACGCGGCGATCGCAGCCGTCGAGGCGGCCGTCGCCGCGGGTCCGCAGGGCGTCGACGCCGCGGGCGCACCGGGCGCCGACGCCCTGGCGCGGGCTGCGGAGCACCTGGCGGCGGCGATGGCCGTGGCGGGTCCGCTGCCGCGGCTGGTGCACGAGGCGGACCAGGTGGCGCGCCTGCGCGGTGCGGGGCCGGCCGAGCGGCTCGCGGCGCTGGAGGCGTCGGGGGCGGACCTGGGTGCGCGGGACGACCTGGCGGTGACGACCGTGCACCTGCTGCTCGACGTCGGGCGGGTGGACGAGGCGCTGCACCTGCTGCGTGCGCGCGCGTTCCAGCCGTTCGAGGGCGGCGAGGGCCAGGTGCTGGCCGCGTGGGACCGGGCGTGCGTCGCGGCCGCCGCGGCCATGGCCCCGGCCGACGCGGCGGTGTTCCTCGACGCGACGTGGGACCCGCCGGTGACGCTGGGGGAGGGGCGCCACCCGGCGGCCCCCGTGGCGACCCGGCTGCTCGCGGCGGGCGACGCCCACGCGGCCGCCGGCGACGTGCGGGCCGCGCTGGACCGGTGGGCCCGCGCCCGGGACGGCGGCGGGCCGCTGGCGGTGGCGTCGCGCCCGGCGCGCGAGGACGACCTGGCGGTCGGCACCGCGCACGAGCGCCTCGGGGAGGCCGAGCAGGCCCGGGCGGTGTGGGACGCGCTGGACGCGACGGCCGACGACCTCGAGGCCCGCGGCGCGCAGGTCGACT